The Fluviispira sanaruensis sequence GTAGTTGTTTATGATGAATATCATTTTTTACAGGATGAAAGTCGGGGGAGTGCTTGGGAAGAATCTTTGATATTAACACCAAAAGATAGCCAACTTGTCTTACTCTCAGCAAGTGTTCCCAATAGTAATGATTTTGCCCAATGGATTACAGGCTTAACTGGTAAAGAAACAGAAGTTGTTAAGGTGACTAAGAGACCTGTTCCTTTAGTGCATATGCTTTATACAAAATTTGGTTGGATATTTGCTGAAGATTTAAAATTGAGCGCAGAGGATTTCGAAAATCTCTCTAAAGCAGCAAAACAATTCCGCAAAGACACACGTCGTTTTCGTGGACGCGATGTGTACAATTCCTTTGCCCAACCTATTTTGCAGGCACTTGAATTAAATATGGGTCCTATTGTTATTTATGCAGGTCGGAGAGCAGATGTTGAAGGAATTGCGCTTAATTTTTCGAAACAACTGCGACAATCTTATGAAGGTCCCGAAGCAGAAAAATTAAGAGAGCGACTGAAAACTCTTTCTGGCTATGAATATGTTCCACAGGAATTGCAAAGGCTTATTTCTCGCTATGGTATTGCTTTTCACCACAGTGGGATGATCCCACCTGGACGTGTGGCCATTGAATCCTTATTAAAGGAAGGTCTATTAAGAATTTGCTGTGGAACCATGGGTATCAGTTTGGGAGTGAATTTTGCTGTGCGCAGTGCTTTTATCTCAGATGAATCTCGTCCAAGCGAAGGAGGAGAAACTCGTTATTCCAACACAGAAATAATGCAAATGCTTGGGCGAGCAGGTCGAAGAGGCCATGACAAACAAGGATTTTCATTATGGTTTAATGCAGGGCGTTATGCTGAGCAAAAGCCAAAAGAACGGGAAGCGTGTCGCAGTTCTCTTAAATTTGATCCAACCACTGTTATTGGAATATTAGGGCAACATCAAAGTATCGCCTATCTCTCAAATTTTTATCAGAAATCATTTTTTATGATTGGCAAGAATTCTTCACAAGTTCTTGTGGCAGATCACGATCTACTCTCGGGTGCTTTGTATAAAAAAGGTGGCTATGAAAATTTAGCTTGTAACGATATTCCTCAGATGTATAAAAAGTTTCAAAAAGGTAAAAATCGCTCTGAAATTGCCTGCAATCGTTGTTCTGCAAAAAAAACTTGTCATGATATGATGGCGACAGCGAGAAACAGCACTTTAAATAAAATTGTTTCGCATTTACAAGATGTCGGCGCATTAAATGAATCTGTCCCAACTGAAATGGGAAATTTAGCTCGCCATTTTCCTCAAGCGGGTGGACTCATCATTGCAAATTGGTTGGCTCAGGGGTATCTAAATAAGGATACATTTTTAGATTATATTCAAGCTATGGCTGCATTTGGTGCAGCACATTTTAAAGAAATTCCAGATTCATTTGCAGATATGGCTTTTTTAAATGATTTAAAAATTCCTACTTTAATTGATAAATATTATCCATGCACTCTTTTTCCAGAATTGTATGACGAAGTTAAATTAAGACGTGGTGAGGAACCACAAGAAGGAAATGAACTCGTTTTCAGGGAATTCAATTTAGGCGCTGCATCACTGATAAAACATTGGCTTAACCCTAAAACAGAATGGGAAGATTTAGTTGCCGAGCATTCCTCAAAATATTTTTCAGCAGGCGATTGTATGAATGTTCTATTTCGCTTTTCAACTTTTTTACAAAGCTGTGGGCGACTTGGAGATTTTAATCCCGCAATTGCAGCAGAAGCAAAAAGATTGCAAAGAATTTTATTACGCGAGCCACTCGATGCACGCAATCGAATGTTAGTGGAAGAGGCAAATGAGTTGGAAAATGTGCCCGTATCATTAATTTAAGTTGAAAGTTAAACTTTAATTTTATTATTTATTAGAAAATATAATAGGGTCTATGAGAAATTTTAGACCCTATTATATTTTGTATAAAATAATATTTTTATATCATTTATAAGATTAGTAAAACTATCTAATTAAATTTTAAAAATCTTAAAGAGAATATTTAAAATTTTAATTTTTCCTGAGTTTTTTCTTTCCTAAAAATGTCGTAACATTGCAAAAATTATTTTTAGGTAAGTGAGTAGGGGATAAAATTTATGAGAGTGATCGAAGCTATTTATGATATTTTATATGTCGAGCTGTCAAAATTAGTTGGAAAGATTCATGTCAGATATAAAATTCAATTGTTAGAAAAGCTAAGATTGAGAAAGCTGAGAAAGATAAGTAAATTTGCATTTGCCAATTCTAACTTCTATAGAAAAGTTTTTACTGAAAATGGGATAAAAGAAGAGGATTTAGATAGAATTCATTTTGATCAACTGCCGATCATTAAGAAAAAAGATATAATTGATAATATTCAAGATGTATTTACAGATAAAAGCTTAGTTAAAGAGGATTTA is a genomic window containing:
- a CDS encoding DEAD/DEAH box helicase, encoding MKKKSRSQKNFEWDRSSNQDLKSTPRNLREKNFRERFSPDKKSPQNQNNFSSQKNFQRKNWHASAHKDPQVEFDQILIAKFGEEKLRKCAENAKDKIQQLINGNTNAVELGLAMTTHGENTQRKNDEHNSKLMPRFTPNKSYIKEGNRQAKHKEVEQQLKQEIPPDPIPTRGFALAKYRREVLTGNNIIMPAIKKAASEEQNSPENFRMTPGGLKLDEWQYQAVEALLAGKHVIVDAPTSAGKTRVIEALLEYRLKEGGRLIYTSPVKSLSNDKYREFSEKYGREKVGINTGDFKENLSAPIILATLETYRNSLLGIEPNMNRRVVVYDEYHFLQDESRGSAWEESLILTPKDSQLVLLSASVPNSNDFAQWITGLTGKETEVVKVTKRPVPLVHMLYTKFGWIFAEDLKLSAEDFENLSKAAKQFRKDTRRFRGRDVYNSFAQPILQALELNMGPIVIYAGRRADVEGIALNFSKQLRQSYEGPEAEKLRERLKTLSGYEYVPQELQRLISRYGIAFHHSGMIPPGRVAIESLLKEGLLRICCGTMGISLGVNFAVRSAFISDESRPSEGGETRYSNTEIMQMLGRAGRRGHDKQGFSLWFNAGRYAEQKPKEREACRSSLKFDPTTVIGILGQHQSIAYLSNFYQKSFFMIGKNSSQVLVADHDLLSGALYKKGGYENLACNDIPQMYKKFQKGKNRSEIACNRCSAKKTCHDMMATARNSTLNKIVSHLQDVGALNESVPTEMGNLARHFPQAGGLIIANWLAQGYLNKDTFLDYIQAMAAFGAAHFKEIPDSFADMAFLNDLKIPTLIDKYYPCTLFPELYDEVKLRRGEEPQEGNELVFREFNLGAASLIKHWLNPKTEWEDLVAEHSSKYFSAGDCMNVLFRFSTFLQSCGRLGDFNPAIAAEAKRLQRILLREPLDARNRMLVEEANELENVPVSLI